DNA sequence from the Neomonachus schauinslandi chromosome 16, ASM220157v2, whole genome shotgun sequence genome:
CTCATGCCCATTGGAGATCACTGGCCTCCAGAGATTAAAGGGGACATGTGCTGTACACCGCCCTCCACTGGGAGAAAGGGAGCCCCATCCCTagctacccacccccacccccacaaacacacatgtacacaccaACTAAGGCACAGCCAGGGCGGGCAGGCATGCTTTGGCAATGAGGCCCCTCGGGAGGCCCAGGGTATGAACAGCTGCAAAGAGGGGGGTGGGACATGGAGCTCAGCACCTTTGGAGGTGGGGGGACAGTGGAGTGgtggcagagaagaaagaagtcTCAGAGCTCCCAAGGAAATCGGAAGAAAGAAACCAGGACAGAGATGGCCAGGATAcaggcagatgagaaaacaaacaagaggACCAGAATAGAGCCGAGAAACAAACAGGTAGGAAAGAAGAGGTGAAAACAGAAAGAGGCAAACAGGCAAAACAGGATGTGGGCAACCCaacaaaacaggaaggaaaggcGAGAGCAAcaggagagaggaggcaggagctAAAGGAACGGAGACGAGCAGGATGAATCggggaggaaatgagaaaggtAGGAGAGAGGGAGCCAGGAAGAGGAAATTAGGGCGTGGGAAAGAAACCTCTGCGGACAAGAGGGAATTGAGAGCTCCCGTCGTCACCGTCGTCGGAGCCTCAGACCCTAACGAAAACCAGGCGGGCCGAGTACACCAGGTCAGCCAAGTAAGCCAGCAGGTTGATGGCCGTCAAGATGGCCACGGCCAGTCGGCAGTCCCAGGCGCACACGTAGTAGGTGTGACGGGCGCTGCAGCTCGCGTCCCCTGACCGACGGGGCTGGCCACCGTGCTTCTCGCTGAACTGGTAGAGCGGCCAGAGAACAATAGCAGTGGCGTACAGAAGGACAGAGAGCAGGGCCAGGCCCGACAGGAAACTGGGGAAGGAGATGGGCAGCATGTTGGTGCAGTCGCCCAGGTTCAGCAGGATGGCCACGGCCGCCAGGATGAAGCAGATGGAGTACACGGCCACACACCACTCCAGGGCCGGCTGGTGCTGGTACAGGGAGGGGCTGCTGATGAAGGCGAAGATGATGCAGGCCACAAAGGTCTCCAGCACCTTGAGCAGCCCAGGCACGGTGGCCATGTAGCCGGTGATCTCCCCGGGGCGGGCCCGGGTCCAGGCCACTTCGGTGGCGTAAGCCACGCAAGCGATGCAAGAGAAGGCGGTGGCGGCGATGGCGTGGTCCCGGGAGCGGCCGTGAGACAGGAACTGGACGTAGGTGGTGGGGTAGATGATGGAGGCCGACAGGCAGAAGAGGGCAGCGTAGCACGCATAGGTGATGGGGAAGTTTCTCCAGGACAGGGGGAAGCGGGACTGGAGCCCGCATAACTCGACCATGAGGATGATGAGGGtcacagagaagcagaagcaCCAAGTGAACATGGACCAGTTACCCATGATCCCAGTCCAAGCACCCACACTGGCCACCAGGGAGAAGGCCACACAGGTGCAGAGCAGCTGCAGCAGGCGGAGGAGGCCCAGGGGCTGGGTCAGCGCCCGAGGGGACCCCACGATGGCTGGGGAGCCCAGGCCTGAGGATGACGACATGGTGGTCGTGACGGTCGTGCGGGTCACCGTCACCGGCATggctgggaagaagggaaaggaagtgtCCGCCAACGGTTCCGCATGTGGGAGTCCaggccctcagcccctcctcccccgggaACAAAGTAACCTGGACTCTAGCTCGGGGTGGAAACCCAGGGTGCAGgcttttcagttttcaaagtgGGACAGTTGCAGGCCTATGGGGATGAGTTGGTTACCGAGGTCctagccccctcctccctctggacTCGGGTCTTCTACCTCTCGAGTCAGAACCCAAGAGTCTAGGCcgtctttctcctttcctctctctgcaACCCAACAACTACAAAACCATCTATCTTTCTTCCCACCCGGGGCACTCAAAGCTGCCCTCATTCCCCTAGGGACTCAGCTACCCAGCCACTCAGGACTCTGCTCTAAAACCTCCCAGACCATGGTCAGAATGAGAGGCCCCGCTTCGTGAGCTCTACCTGCTCCCTCTGGCTACCAGGGGCTCTGCACCCCTGTCTCCTGCACCCACCTgcatttccagcctccagacatTCAAGAGTCCAACCTCCAAGTGGGAACGTTCTCAGGGACCCACATGTGATCAGAGCTTCCAACCTCCCAGCCTATCTCTGGAACTGGGTCTGAACTCTCGGGAACACGCCCTCTcatgcccaccccccacctcagaGATCAAGGGTCTGTGCCCTCCATCTGAATCCCACCTGGGATTTGGTTCTGGACTACTGCCCCCAAGGACACTGAGCTTCCTCCTgcctatgcccctcccccacatggaGCCCAACCTCCAAGTTCCCCAGCTTCCAAAAAACTCAGCGCTCCAGATTCTTGACTGTCCAGTGCCCCAGCCCCTTCCACTTAAATCTCCAGGCCTCTCACGTCAGATTACATAGCTTCAGACCTCCGGACTCTGGGCCCTCAGCCTTGAGTTCACCAGACACCTGTATTCCGGGAAATCAGCTTCTTTCTTCTGTCCCTCCAGAACCTACAACTTCTACCTCCTTGTCCTAAAGACCCTCAGGGATAGAGGGCCCAGCCTCTTGGGGACCAGGTGTCCAAATCCTCCCTCAGGCCCTAGGACATCTAATCTCTCAGCTGCCACCCCTAAAAGGCTCAGAAGGCCTTTCTTAGCGGCAGGGAAATAAAACTTCCTCCTTCCAGGGTCAGGCACAGGAGGGCCTAGAGGACAGCAGAACAGGCTCTAACCTTGCCCAGCTGTCCCTGCAAGAGGCCCTGAGGACCCAGGAGCCCAGTTCCTCGACACACTTCTTTCCCAGGTACACAGGTCCAGGTCCCCAGATGTTCGTCCCTCTGACACAAAAGTCTAGGTGGgaagctccctcctccctcagacccaggagtccgggcccccagcccctcttccctctgacACGGAGTTCAGGCTCACTCACCTGCGGTCTTTGCCGAGAACCCCGACCGAGAAAGATCCGGCTCTGGAGGTGGATTAAGTCCGACACCTGGAAAAGGCTAGTCAGaacacaggagggagggagagagagtcagCGTCCAACTCGGCCCCGGCTCCGCCCTGCGGGGACCCAGGCTACCAGCCCGCCCAACGCGGGGGCTCGTCCAGAACTCGCGGCCAGACTCTGCAGCCCGGGCGCCCTCCCAGCGGGGGCGGGGATTTGGCCGCGAGCCTGAGAGGTCCCGGAGGTGACCCCAGGGAAGCCCcgccccttcttcctccccagtcCCCAAACGGCGGGGGCAATGGAGGGAACCCGGTAAAAGTGCACGCCCCGCGGGCCGGCGTGGGTGTGAGTGATCTTAACCCTGCCCAAGCCCAAGAAAGCCGCGGGGCCGGCGG
Encoded proteins:
- the MYADM gene encoding myeloid-associated differentiation marker, which translates into the protein MPVTVTRTTVTTTMSSSSGLGSPAIVGSPRALTQPLGLLRLLQLLCTCVAFSLVASVGAWTGIMGNWSMFTWCFCFSVTLIILMVELCGLQSRFPLSWRNFPITYACYAALFCLSASIIYPTTYVQFLSHGRSRDHAIAATAFSCIACVAYATEVAWTRARPGEITGYMATVPGLLKVLETFVACIIFAFISSPSLYQHQPALEWCVAVYSICFILAAVAILLNLGDCTNMLPISFPSFLSGLALLSVLLYATAIVLWPLYQFSEKHGGQPRRSGDASCSARHTYYVCAWDCRLAVAILTAINLLAYLADLVYSARLVFVRV